One window of the Passer domesticus isolate bPasDom1 chromosome 14, bPasDom1.hap1, whole genome shotgun sequence genome contains the following:
- the CEP152 gene encoding centrosomal protein of 152 kDa isoform X5 yields MAMNKDKICTLNNSCVTSKLIMLKNMGRIGMAYIMMKRRNIYMMLKKITVARMAKPFVASDVVNGQSPESYKVTYKPYQNGIHQNIPGIQEGNRRNEVFEGLQHEFLGNDENSSENMQILQLQVLNKARERQLEELNEKLEKSAQQIRYLNHQLSMVKDEKDGLALSLHESQKLYQNGKEREMHLEGQIKALETQIQTLTTNEEQILKQSKVAEVAMESMQKQLLELQRSDALQRAREQHEAIISALKQKYEQQVLSLEQKLDTTQSALREQKELCKNLGEHVKQLEKMLEETKCEKTEIINRLTRSLEESQKQCANLLQTGSMQETNQLRFQLQQAQSAQIISNNMNKALQEELMELKEEIALYESAAKLGVFLNDAGGEQPMSLGDSYVELGIKKITGKKPKFCSAIQNRDMEKELSKDEIIVELKAELERLLSSNKMKRNQITQLQNNLKDCQKTLEEYKQLKAEKASRDSEPVTNLKDASDNLKEEILRLKKANEALLQEVEAHTSTIKELKENEEKLKSLNQDLCCQMRKMVQEFDHDKQEAIDRCERTYQQHHKDTKAHFEKELMERFAVEKQLLLQTSEEKISQLKDNIEKLNKEITAVKECYIGVCQEKDTLETTLRQKFQQEQQLKEEKLKKQLLEEKELSLKLLRTELEEEHIRSMRAAKKQWLEEKNQQVQEEVALAKVRWEKEEKENKEQVFAKLEREWQSRLEEVRRTVAECNDCSCQTDQVVDEASAKELEGAVEDQRVQIQKALKENAASEEALKEFELELENKYCKNLASQVDAALAQARAKWLQEYKLKLKTEQEKWEKEHQKTTAEQLALVLSAAEEKWKKEYESTETPGLRVKELEEKIISLRRELELKNEEIPAAVKAELAKARVQWNKEKQEEILQIQEQNERDYQSFLDDHRNRIKEVLATAKEDLAKQKNDLSMQKEAEIKMLLSQKQREWEAQEAKRLQDEMSRYEEKTLVELEYLLSEIHEELVKCTQSKHSWKDKCFGSHVQLTSQGKDKLKACLQKAYRNTVCTILEKKEREWKEKYEELVSNANKESYPYLQHGAGNTGDVARPAVCSVGHQAEAQRRLRRQTPLQEAGTEKENEMVPGALIAQNSEMKTKLKDQGSPPRSLPREGISKPCASSDSVKGLEEMRAHYIKALSKIKCDMLCYIRESKERAAEMIKVEVLRERQETARKMRKYYLTCLQQLLTDNGKHEGAEKKIMDAASKLATMAKGLETPLRHIPQRKSACPALRLNSDPGGECSKRDCVLRTRSHHMESKSCSESSTEKATDKVVQKCVPRDLRQQFDGMQTKTQHVLCETVTSDIRNRNNSQNLDGASRGVLPECYPNEDGRREKYGPIANVDKGPLCAVSNGDAPPSAGQGALQNVQIPRVTNGHSSSGPTHHMLKSKNGGTGLEEDKCIKSCGKWKTKSKRSQEFDFKDPPERDDGSSSEWSSGNGSMYLDCGEMPLLYPQQKANTNVQAQTVYCEEFPHIRSFSPADENVTSQRDISSGSGKTLSTKSSTKVYSRGQQITNPEHTSFLNS; encoded by the exons AT GGCTATGAACAAGGACAAAATCTGTACCCTGAACAATTCTTGTGTGACCAGCAAACTGATCATGTTGAAAAACATGGGAAGAATTGGAATGGCCTACATAATGATGAAGAGAAGAAACATTTATATGATGTTAAAGAAGATTACTGTGGCCAGGATGGCCAAG CCGTTTGTTGCATCTGATGTTGTCAATGGCCAGTCACCAGAATCTTACAAAGTGACTTATAAACCCTACCAAAATGGCATTCATCAAAATATTCCAGGAATCCAAGAAGGAAATAGAAGAAATGAAGTGTTTGAAGGTTTGCAACATGAATTCTTGGGCAATGATGAAA ATTCTTCAGAAAATATGCAGATTCTTCAACTTCAAGTTCTAAATAAAGCAAGGGAAAGACAACTGGAAGAACTTAATGAAAAGCTAGAAAAGAGTGCACAGCAGATTAGGTATTTGAATCATCAGCTTTCAATGGTCAaag ATGAAAAGGATGGTTTGGCTCTTAGTCTTCATGAGTCTCAGAAACTCTATCAGAATGGAAAGGAACGGGAAATGCATCTTGAAGGCCAAATCAAGGCCCTTGAAACTCAAATTCAGACTCTTACTACCAATGAGGAGCAG ATTCTGAAGCAATCCAAAGTGGCAGAGGTGGCCATGGAAAGCATGCAAAAGCAGCTGTTAGAACTTCAGAGATCAGATGCCCTCCAGCGAGCCAGAGAGCAACACGAGGCCATTATTTCTGCACTCAAGCAGAAGTATGAACAGCAAGTATTGTCATTAGAGCAGAAACTTGATACTACACAATCTGCACTCCGAGAGCAG AAAGAGCTTTGCAAAAATCTAGGAGAGCATGTTAAGCAACTTGAAAAAATGCTGGAAGAAACCAAATGTGagaaaactgaaataataaatCGACTGACAAGAAGCCTAGAAGAAAGCCAAAAGCAATGTGCAAATTTACTGCAAACAG GCTCAATGCAGGAGACAAATCAGTTACGGTTTCAGTTGCAGCAAGCTCAGTCTGCACAGATTATAAGCAACAACATGAACAAGGCTTTGCAG GAAGAATTAATGGAACTGAAAGAAGAAATAGCTTTGTATGAATCTGCTGCCAAGCTTGGAGTGTTTTTGAATGATGCAGGTGGAGAGCAACCTATGAGCCTGGGTGATTCCTATGTAGAACtgggaattaaaaaaatcacagggaAGAAGCCAAAATTCTGCAG TGCAATACAGAACAGAGACATGGAAAAAGAACTCTCTAAAGATGAAATTATTGTAGAATTAAAAGCTGAGCTGGAACGTTTATTGAGCAGTAATAAAATGAAGAGAAACCAGATTACTCAACTACAAAATAATCTTAAGGATTGCCAGAAGACACTAGAGGAATACAAGCAGttgaaagcagaaaaagcatCAAGAGATTCAGAG ccTGTCACAAATTTGAAGGATGCTTCTGATAATCTAAAGGAAGAAATTCTGAGACTCAAAAAGGCTAATGAAGCTTTGCTGCAGGAAGTTGAG GCCCATACTTCAACTATTAAAGAACtgaaggaaaatgaggaaaaactgAAAAGCTTAAATCAAGACCTCTGTTGTCAGATGAGAAAGATGGTTCAGGAGTTTGATCATGATAAGCAAGAAGCCATTGACAG GTGTGAAAGAACTTATCAGCAACATCATAAGGACACCAAAGCACATTTTGAGAAGGAGCTGATGGAGAGGTTTGCTgtggaaaagcagctgcttcTTCAAACTTCTGAAGAGAAAATCTCGCAGTTGAA GGATAACATAGAGAAGCTGAACAAAGAGATTACAGCAGTGAAGGAATGTTACATTGGAGTTTGTCAGGAGAAGGACACCTTGGAAACTACTTTAAGACAGAAGTTTCAacaagagcagcagctgaaggaagaGAAG CTCAAGAAACAGCTACTAGAAGAAAAGGAACTCTCCCTTAAACTTCTGAGGACTGAGCTTGAAGAGGAACACATCAGGTCCATGAGAGCAGCAAAGAAGCAGTGGCTGGAAGAGAAAAACCAGCAAGTTCAAGAAGAAGTTGCATTAGCCAAAGTTCgctgggaaaaggaagaaaaggag aataaAGAACAAGTCTTTGCCAAATTAGAAAGAGAATGGCAAAGTAGGCTGGAAGAAGTGAGAAGAACTGTAGCTGAATGTAATGACTGCAGTTGCCAAACTGACCAAGTTGTGGATGAAGCTTCAGCAAAAGAGTTAGAAGGGGCTGTTGAAGACCAGAGGGTGCAGATCCAGAAGGCTCTGAAAGAAAATGCAGCCTCTGAAGAGGCCTTAAAAGAATTTGAATTAGAACTGGAAAATAAATACTGTAAAAATCTTGCCAGCCAG GTAGATGCAGCTTTAGCCCAAGCTCGTGCCAAGTGGCTGCAAGAGTACAAACTAAAACTAAAGACAGAacaagaaaaatgggaaaaggaacACCAAAAGACTACAGCAGAGCAG TTAGCCCTGGTTCTCTCAGCTGCTGAGGAGAAATGGAAGAAAGAATATGAAAGTACAGAGACACCTGGACTAAGAGTTAAAGAACTTGAAGAAAAGATAATTTCTTTGAGGAGGGAATTGGAGCTAAAGAATGAGGAAATCCCTGCAGCTGTCaaagcagaactagcaaaagcCCGTGTGCAGtggaacaaagaaaaacaagaagaaattcTGCAGATACAAGAGCAAAATGAGAGAGACTACCAATCATTCTTAGATGATCATAGAAACAGAATTAAAGAGGTCCTTGCAACAGCAAAGGAGGACCTTGCAAAGCAGAAGAACGATCTCTCCATGCAGAAAGAGGCAGAAATCAAGATGTTACTAAGCCAAAAGCAGCGAGAATGGGAGGCTCAGGAAGCCAAGAGACTGCAGGATGAAATGAGTCGGTATGAGGAGAAGACTCTGGTTGAGCTGGAGTATTTGTTGAGTGAAATTCATGAAGAACTGGTCAAGTGCACACAGAGTAAACATTCTTGGAAGGACAAGTGTTTTGGCTCTCATGTTCAATTAACCAGTCAAGGCAAAGACAAACTGAAGGCTTGTTTACAAAAGGCCTATAGAAACACGGTGTGCACAattctggaaaagaaagagcGAGAATGGAAAGAG AAATATGAAGAGCTAGTGAGTAATGCAAATAAAGAATCGTACCCTTACCTACAACATGGTGCAGGAAACACTGGGGATGTGGCAAGACCCGCTGTGTGCAGTGTTGGGCACCAAGCAGAGGCACAAAGGAGGCTGAGAAGACAGACACCCTTGCAGGAAGCTGGAACAGAAAAAG aaAATGAGATGGTTCCAGGAGCTCTAATTGCACAAAATTCTGAGATGAAGACTAAACTGAAAGACCAGGGATCACCACCAAG GTCATTGCCAAGGGAAGGCATCTCAAAACCTTGTGCATCCTCTGACTCTGTGAAAGGTCTGGAAGAAATGCGTGCTCACTACATCAAAGCTTTGAGCAAGATTAAGT GTGATATGCTTTGTTATATTCGTGAAAGTAAGGAACGAGCTGCTGAGATGATTAAAGTGGAGGTTTTAAGAGAGCGCCAAGAGACAGCACGGAAAATGCGCAAATACTACTTGACATGCCTTCAACAGCTGCTCACTGATAATGGCAAACATGAAGG agctgaaaagaaaataatggatGCTGCCAGTAAACTTGCTACGATGGCTAAAGGGCTGGAAACGCCTCTTCGGCACATTCCCCAGCGCAAATCTGCCTGCCCAG CTCTGCGTTTAAATTCTGATCCTGGAGGTGAGTGCTCCAAGAGAGATTGTGTGCTTCGGACTAGGTCACACCACATGGAAAGCAAATCATGTAGTGAAAGCAGTACTGAAAAAGCCACTGATAAAGTTGTCCAGAAGTGTGTTCCACGTGACTTGAGACAGCAGTTTGATGGAATGCAGACCAAAACTCAACATGTGCTTTGTGAAACAGTGACGTCAGATATTCGGAACAGGAATAATTCTCAAAATCTGGATGGTGCCTCTAGAGGTGTTCTACCAGAATGTTACCCAAATGAAgatggaagaagagaaaaatatggCCCCATTGCAAATGTAGACAAAGGACCATTGTGTGCTGTGAGTAATGGTGATGCTCCTCCCTCTGCTGGTCAGGGAGCACTACAAAATGTGCAAATACCCAGGGTTACAAatggccacagcagctctgggcctACTCATCATATGCTTAAGAGCAAGAATGGAGGAACAGGCTTGGAAGAGGATAAATGTATCAAATCATgtggaaaatggaaaactaaGTCTAAGAGAAGTCAGGAATTTGATTTTAAAGACCCTCCAGAAAGAGATGATGGAAGCAGTAGTGAATGGAGTTCTGGGAATGGAAGCATGTATCTGGATTGTGGTGAGATGCCTCTCTTGTATCCTCAACAAAAAGCCAATACTAATGTTCAAGCACAGACTGTGTACTGTGAAGAGTTTCCTCACATCAGGTCATTTTCTCCTGCAGATGAAAATGTTACTTCTCAGAGAGACATTTCTAGTGGCAGTGGCAAGACTCTCAGTacaaaaagcagcacaaaagTTTACAGTAGAGGCCAGCAGATAACAAACCCAGAGCATACTTCATTCCTCAACTCTTGA
- the CEP152 gene encoding centrosomal protein of 152 kDa isoform X2 → MSLDFDSGALQTQHEDEDYDQEDYAREQELQQLLTDLPHDMLEDSGDQLSSYSDCSIQETEEQSHEPGKLDGRWNDHPLISDPPNGYEQGQNLYPEQFLCDQQTDHVEKHGKNWNGLHNDEEKKHLYDVKEDYCGQDGQGAPDNVYLGRDGFNSPSCYQENNMYHLPENFRPYTNGHKPEFNNQQNKILNFSDDPKEHIKPFVASDVVNGQSPESYKVTYKPYQNGIHQNIPGIQEGNRRNEVFEGLQHEFLGNDENSSENMQILQLQVLNKARERQLEELNEKLEKSAQQIRYLNHQLSMVKDEKDGLALSLHESQKLYQNGKEREMHLEGQIKALETQIQTLTTNEEQILKQSKVAEVAMESMQKQLLELQRSDALQRAREQHEAIISALKQKYEQQVLSLEQKLDTTQSALREQKELCKNLGEHVKQLEKMLEETKCEKTEIINRLTRSLEESQKQCANLLQTGSMQETNQLRFQLQQAQSAQIISNNMNKALQEELMELKEEIALYESAAKLGVFLNDAGGEQPMSLGDSYVELGIKKITGKKPKFCSAIQNRDMEKELSKDEIIVELKAELERLLSSNKMKRNQITQLQNNLKDCQKTLEEYKQLKAEKASRDSEPVTNLKDASDNLKEEILRLKKANEALLQEVEAHTSTIKELKENEEKLKSLNQDLCCQMRKMVQEFDHDKQEAIDRCERTYQQHHKDTKAHFEKELMERFAVEKQLLLQTSEEKISQLKDNIEKLNKEITAVKECYIGVCQEKDTLETTLRQKFQQEQQLKEEKLKKQLLEEKELSLKLLRTELEEEHIRSMRAAKKQWLEEKNQQVQEEVALAKVRWEKEEKEVDAALAQARAKWLQEYKLKLKTEQEKWEKEHQKTTAEQLALVLSAAEEKWKKEYESTETPGLRVKELEEKIISLRRELELKNEEIPAAVKAELAKARVQWNKEKQEEILQIQEQNERDYQSFLDDHRNRIKEVLATAKEDLAKQKNDLSMQKEAEIKMLLSQKQREWEAQEAKRLQDEMSRYEEKTLVELEYLLSEIHEELVKCTQSKHSWKDKCFGSHVQLTSQGKDKLKACLQKAYRNTVCTILEKKEREWKEKYEELVSNANKESYPYLQHGAGNTGDVARPAVCSVGHQAEAQRRLRRQTPLQEAGTEKENEMVPGALIAQNSEMKTKLKDQGSPPRSLPREGISKPCASSDSVKGLEEMRAHYIKALSKIKCDMLCYIRESKERAAEMIKVEVLRERQETARKMRKYYLTCLQQLLTDNGKHEGAEKKIMDAASKLATMAKGLETPLRHIPQRKSACPALRLNSDPGGECSKRDCVLRTRSHHMESKSCSESSTEKATDKVVQKCVPRDLRQQFDGMQTKTQHVLCETVTSDIRNRNNSQNLDGASRGVLPECYPNEDGRREKYGPIANVDKGPLCAVSNGDAPPSAGQGALQNVQIPRVTNGHSSSGPTHHMLKSKNGGTGLEEDKCIKSCGKWKTKSKRSQEFDFKDPPERDDGSSSEWSSGNGSMYLDCGEMPLLYPQQKANTNVQAQTVYCEEFPHIRSFSPADENVTSQRDISSGSGKTLSTKSSTKVYSRGQQITNPEHTSFLNS, encoded by the exons ATGTCCCTTGACTTTGATAGTGGAGCTCTACAAACTCAACATGAAGATGAAGACTATGACCAAGAAGATTATGCAAGAGAGCAAGAG TTGCAACAGTTGTTGACAGACCTTCCCCATGATATGCTGGAGGACAGTGGAGACCAACTCTCCAGTTACTCAGACTGTAGCATTCAGGAGACTGAGGAGCA GTCACACGAGCCTGGGAAGCTTGATGGAAGGTGGAATGATCATCCACTGATCAGTGATCCTCCAAAT GGCTATGAACAAGGACAAAATCTGTACCCTGAACAATTCTTGTGTGACCAGCAAACTGATCATGTTGAAAAACATGGGAAGAATTGGAATGGCCTACATAATGATGAAGAGAAGAAACATTTATATGATGTTAAAGAAGATTACTGTGGCCAGGATGGCCAAGGTGCTCCAGATAATGTGTATCTTGGTAGAGATGGGTTTAACTCTCCAAGTTGCTACCAAGAGAACAATATGTATCATCTTCCTGAAAACTTCAGGCCTTATACAAATGGCCATAAACCAGAATTTAACaatcagcaaaataaaatattaaatttttcaGATGATCCAAAGGAACATATTAAG CCGTTTGTTGCATCTGATGTTGTCAATGGCCAGTCACCAGAATCTTACAAAGTGACTTATAAACCCTACCAAAATGGCATTCATCAAAATATTCCAGGAATCCAAGAAGGAAATAGAAGAAATGAAGTGTTTGAAGGTTTGCAACATGAATTCTTGGGCAATGATGAAA ATTCTTCAGAAAATATGCAGATTCTTCAACTTCAAGTTCTAAATAAAGCAAGGGAAAGACAACTGGAAGAACTTAATGAAAAGCTAGAAAAGAGTGCACAGCAGATTAGGTATTTGAATCATCAGCTTTCAATGGTCAaag ATGAAAAGGATGGTTTGGCTCTTAGTCTTCATGAGTCTCAGAAACTCTATCAGAATGGAAAGGAACGGGAAATGCATCTTGAAGGCCAAATCAAGGCCCTTGAAACTCAAATTCAGACTCTTACTACCAATGAGGAGCAG ATTCTGAAGCAATCCAAAGTGGCAGAGGTGGCCATGGAAAGCATGCAAAAGCAGCTGTTAGAACTTCAGAGATCAGATGCCCTCCAGCGAGCCAGAGAGCAACACGAGGCCATTATTTCTGCACTCAAGCAGAAGTATGAACAGCAAGTATTGTCATTAGAGCAGAAACTTGATACTACACAATCTGCACTCCGAGAGCAG AAAGAGCTTTGCAAAAATCTAGGAGAGCATGTTAAGCAACTTGAAAAAATGCTGGAAGAAACCAAATGTGagaaaactgaaataataaatCGACTGACAAGAAGCCTAGAAGAAAGCCAAAAGCAATGTGCAAATTTACTGCAAACAG GCTCAATGCAGGAGACAAATCAGTTACGGTTTCAGTTGCAGCAAGCTCAGTCTGCACAGATTATAAGCAACAACATGAACAAGGCTTTGCAG GAAGAATTAATGGAACTGAAAGAAGAAATAGCTTTGTATGAATCTGCTGCCAAGCTTGGAGTGTTTTTGAATGATGCAGGTGGAGAGCAACCTATGAGCCTGGGTGATTCCTATGTAGAACtgggaattaaaaaaatcacagggaAGAAGCCAAAATTCTGCAG TGCAATACAGAACAGAGACATGGAAAAAGAACTCTCTAAAGATGAAATTATTGTAGAATTAAAAGCTGAGCTGGAACGTTTATTGAGCAGTAATAAAATGAAGAGAAACCAGATTACTCAACTACAAAATAATCTTAAGGATTGCCAGAAGACACTAGAGGAATACAAGCAGttgaaagcagaaaaagcatCAAGAGATTCAGAG ccTGTCACAAATTTGAAGGATGCTTCTGATAATCTAAAGGAAGAAATTCTGAGACTCAAAAAGGCTAATGAAGCTTTGCTGCAGGAAGTTGAG GCCCATACTTCAACTATTAAAGAACtgaaggaaaatgaggaaaaactgAAAAGCTTAAATCAAGACCTCTGTTGTCAGATGAGAAAGATGGTTCAGGAGTTTGATCATGATAAGCAAGAAGCCATTGACAG GTGTGAAAGAACTTATCAGCAACATCATAAGGACACCAAAGCACATTTTGAGAAGGAGCTGATGGAGAGGTTTGCTgtggaaaagcagctgcttcTTCAAACTTCTGAAGAGAAAATCTCGCAGTTGAA GGATAACATAGAGAAGCTGAACAAAGAGATTACAGCAGTGAAGGAATGTTACATTGGAGTTTGTCAGGAGAAGGACACCTTGGAAACTACTTTAAGACAGAAGTTTCAacaagagcagcagctgaaggaagaGAAG CTCAAGAAACAGCTACTAGAAGAAAAGGAACTCTCCCTTAAACTTCTGAGGACTGAGCTTGAAGAGGAACACATCAGGTCCATGAGAGCAGCAAAGAAGCAGTGGCTGGAAGAGAAAAACCAGCAAGTTCAAGAAGAAGTTGCATTAGCCAAAGTTCgctgggaaaaggaagaaaaggag GTAGATGCAGCTTTAGCCCAAGCTCGTGCCAAGTGGCTGCAAGAGTACAAACTAAAACTAAAGACAGAacaagaaaaatgggaaaaggaacACCAAAAGACTACAGCAGAGCAG TTAGCCCTGGTTCTCTCAGCTGCTGAGGAGAAATGGAAGAAAGAATATGAAAGTACAGAGACACCTGGACTAAGAGTTAAAGAACTTGAAGAAAAGATAATTTCTTTGAGGAGGGAATTGGAGCTAAAGAATGAGGAAATCCCTGCAGCTGTCaaagcagaactagcaaaagcCCGTGTGCAGtggaacaaagaaaaacaagaagaaattcTGCAGATACAAGAGCAAAATGAGAGAGACTACCAATCATTCTTAGATGATCATAGAAACAGAATTAAAGAGGTCCTTGCAACAGCAAAGGAGGACCTTGCAAAGCAGAAGAACGATCTCTCCATGCAGAAAGAGGCAGAAATCAAGATGTTACTAAGCCAAAAGCAGCGAGAATGGGAGGCTCAGGAAGCCAAGAGACTGCAGGATGAAATGAGTCGGTATGAGGAGAAGACTCTGGTTGAGCTGGAGTATTTGTTGAGTGAAATTCATGAAGAACTGGTCAAGTGCACACAGAGTAAACATTCTTGGAAGGACAAGTGTTTTGGCTCTCATGTTCAATTAACCAGTCAAGGCAAAGACAAACTGAAGGCTTGTTTACAAAAGGCCTATAGAAACACGGTGTGCACAattctggaaaagaaagagcGAGAATGGAAAGAG AAATATGAAGAGCTAGTGAGTAATGCAAATAAAGAATCGTACCCTTACCTACAACATGGTGCAGGAAACACTGGGGATGTGGCAAGACCCGCTGTGTGCAGTGTTGGGCACCAAGCAGAGGCACAAAGGAGGCTGAGAAGACAGACACCCTTGCAGGAAGCTGGAACAGAAAAAG aaAATGAGATGGTTCCAGGAGCTCTAATTGCACAAAATTCTGAGATGAAGACTAAACTGAAAGACCAGGGATCACCACCAAG GTCATTGCCAAGGGAAGGCATCTCAAAACCTTGTGCATCCTCTGACTCTGTGAAAGGTCTGGAAGAAATGCGTGCTCACTACATCAAAGCTTTGAGCAAGATTAAGT GTGATATGCTTTGTTATATTCGTGAAAGTAAGGAACGAGCTGCTGAGATGATTAAAGTGGAGGTTTTAAGAGAGCGCCAAGAGACAGCACGGAAAATGCGCAAATACTACTTGACATGCCTTCAACAGCTGCTCACTGATAATGGCAAACATGAAGG agctgaaaagaaaataatggatGCTGCCAGTAAACTTGCTACGATGGCTAAAGGGCTGGAAACGCCTCTTCGGCACATTCCCCAGCGCAAATCTGCCTGCCCAG CTCTGCGTTTAAATTCTGATCCTGGAGGTGAGTGCTCCAAGAGAGATTGTGTGCTTCGGACTAGGTCACACCACATGGAAAGCAAATCATGTAGTGAAAGCAGTACTGAAAAAGCCACTGATAAAGTTGTCCAGAAGTGTGTTCCACGTGACTTGAGACAGCAGTTTGATGGAATGCAGACCAAAACTCAACATGTGCTTTGTGAAACAGTGACGTCAGATATTCGGAACAGGAATAATTCTCAAAATCTGGATGGTGCCTCTAGAGGTGTTCTACCAGAATGTTACCCAAATGAAgatggaagaagagaaaaatatggCCCCATTGCAAATGTAGACAAAGGACCATTGTGTGCTGTGAGTAATGGTGATGCTCCTCCCTCTGCTGGTCAGGGAGCACTACAAAATGTGCAAATACCCAGGGTTACAAatggccacagcagctctgggcctACTCATCATATGCTTAAGAGCAAGAATGGAGGAACAGGCTTGGAAGAGGATAAATGTATCAAATCATgtggaaaatggaaaactaaGTCTAAGAGAAGTCAGGAATTTGATTTTAAAGACCCTCCAGAAAGAGATGATGGAAGCAGTAGTGAATGGAGTTCTGGGAATGGAAGCATGTATCTGGATTGTGGTGAGATGCCTCTCTTGTATCCTCAACAAAAAGCCAATACTAATGTTCAAGCACAGACTGTGTACTGTGAAGAGTTTCCTCACATCAGGTCATTTTCTCCTGCAGATGAAAATGTTACTTCTCAGAGAGACATTTCTAGTGGCAGTGGCAAGACTCTCAGTacaaaaagcagcacaaaagTTTACAGTAGAGGCCAGCAGATAACAAACCCAGAGCATACTTCATTCCTCAACTCTTGA